A stretch of DNA from Candidatus Oleimmundimicrobium sp.:
CATTGCATCTTGATACGACTTTAACCAGGTCAGAATTTCAAAAGATGACTGCGGATTTATTGGAAAAATGTGCCAGTTGTTTTAATCGAGCATTAAAGGACTCCGGTCTTGATGTTAAAGACCTTAATCACGTGATTCTTGTGGGTGGTTCTACTCGTATGCCTGCTGTACACGACTTGGTTAAAAAGTTAACTGGCAAAGAGTCTCATAAGGGAGTTAATCCCGATGAAGTGGTTGCAGTAGGAGCAGCTATTCAAGGAGGCGTTCTTAAAGGTGAAGTAAAAGATGTTTTATTGCTTGATGTTACCCCGTTATCGCTGGGTATTGAGACCAAAGGTGGAGTTTTCACAAAATTAATTGAACGCAATACCACTATTCCGACTAGAAAAAGTGAAATATTTACTACCGCTGATGACGGGCAAAATAGTGTGGAAATTCATGTTCTTCAAGGAGAACGTCCTATAGTTATGGGCAACAAGACCTTGGGCCGTTTTCATTTAGTGGGGATTCTTCCTGCCCCAAGGGGTGTGCCTCAAATTGAGGTGGCTTTTGATATCGATGCCAATGGCATCGTACACGTGTCCGCCAAAGATCTTGGCACGGGCAAAGAGCAGACAATGACCGTAACGGGGACATCCACTCTTTCGAGCGACGATATTCAAAATATGATTAAAGAAGCTGAAGCTCATGCCGAGGAAGACGCTAAAAAGAAAGAGGAAGCAGAAGTTAGAAATAATGCTGACAACTTAATATATACCACCGAAAAAAGTCTTAAAGAAGTTGGCGACAAACTTGGGGCTGATGATAAGACAAAGATTGAAAGTGCTATATCTGAAGTTAAAGAGGTCCTCAAGGGTTCTGATGTTCAGAAGATTAAAGAGGTCACGGAAAGTTTGCAACAAGCATCTTACAAATTGGCTGAGGTGCTTTATGCTCAAACTCAACAGGCACAAGGTCAAGGTGGCGCTGAACCAGGCGGAGAACAAGCTGGTGCAGCGGAAGCCGAAGGCGAAGTGGTGGATGCTGATTATGAAGTGGTGGATGAAGACAAAAAAGATAATGACAAAAAGAATAAATAATATCTGTGAGGAAGAGCTTATGTTTAAAAAGGGCTCTTCCTCATCTCTTTTAAGCTAAGGAGGGAGAATTTATGACTGAGAAAAGAGAGAAGAAAATTACCAAAGATAATGAACAGAAAGCAAAAAAAAGAGTAGAAAGGGATAGTAAAAAAGATTTTAAAAGAGAGAATGCTCTTCTTAAAGAAGAGATAAAGAAGAAAGATGAAAAAATTACGGAATATGTTGAAACATTAAAACGTCTTCAAGCTGAATTCGAAAATTACAAGAAAAGGGTTATTAGAGAACAAAGTAGTTTCTTAGAATTAGCTTGTAAGAATATTGTTATAAAAATCTTACCTGTTCTAGATAATCTTGAAAGGGCCTTAAGTTCTGCTCAGGAATCCGGTGATTTTAAGTCGTTTAAAAATGGTGTTGAGATGGTTTATTCTCAACTTGTGGATATTTTAAAAAAAGAAGGGCTGGAAGCCATTAACCCTGTTGGGCAAAGTTTTGACCCACGAGAACATGAGGCACTCATGCAGATTGAAAGCAACGAACACGAAGAAGGAACAGTGTTGGAGGCCATACAAAAAGGTTATTTTTTGAAGGGGAAAGTTTTAAGGCCGGCTATCGTTAAAGTGGCCAAAAAACCACAAAACGAAGAGAGTAGCAAGTAAAGCAAAAGAAAAGCTAAATAAAGAGATTAAAAAAACAAATTAAAAGGTGAAAGTTGAAATAAGATGCCAAATCGTAGAAGTAAAGATTATTACAAAATATTAGGGGTGGACAAAAAAGCAACTCAAGATGAGATAAAAAAAGCTTATCGTAAGCTTGCACATAAATATCACCCTGATAAAGCTCAAGAAGGGGAAAAGAAACAAGCTGAGGAAAAGTTCAAAGAAATAGCCGAAGCTTACGAAGTTTTGGGCAATTCAAAAAAAAGGCAAGAATATGATCAGGGCACACGCTTTTTTGAATCCGGTTTTCGTCCCGGGGCCGATTTTGGGTCCGGCTCTTCGTCCGGTGATTTTGGACAATTTACGGATATATTTGACCTTTTTGGAATGGGGAAAAGAGGACGAAGTTATGAAGCCCCTGAAAAAGGTCGGGATCTCCAATACAGTATCCAGCTACCATTTGAACAGGCCATAAGTGGAGCATCCGTTAAGATAAATATTATGCGCGAGGACATTTGCTCTAATTGCAAAGGGACGGGAGCTAAGCCCGGTACTTTCCCGAAGAACTGTCCTACCTGTGGAGGAAGCGGGCAAGTAGCCCAAAATCAAGGGTTTTTCAGCATCAGTAGGCCGTGTCCGCAGTGTTTGGGTCGAGGAGTCGTAATTGAGAATCCTTGTCCTGTCTGTCGGGGAATGGGACGAGCCAAAAAGACCGAACCCTTTATGGTGAAAATTCCGGCGGGTGTTTCTGATGGTTCCAGAATAAGGTTTCCGAGAAAAGGGGAGGCAGGTCTTAGGGGTGGCCCTTTCGGGGATTTATATATAATTACCAAGGTAAGACCACATCCAATTTTTAAACGTGATGGAAGCAATATTTTGTTAGATTTACCGATAACTTTTACGGAAGTCGCTCTGGGGACTAAAGTAAAAGTTCCTACAATGAACAAGTCTGTTTCTCTAAAGATACCTGCGGGAACTCAGGATGGACAAGTCTTTAGATTAAAAGGCAAAGGGGCTCCCCGGCTTAAAGGTTTAGGCAAAGGCGATATGCTAA
This window harbors:
- the dnaJ gene encoding molecular chaperone DnaJ, translating into MPNRRSKDYYKILGVDKKATQDEIKKAYRKLAHKYHPDKAQEGEKKQAEEKFKEIAEAYEVLGNSKKRQEYDQGTRFFESGFRPGADFGSGSSSGDFGQFTDIFDLFGMGKRGRSYEAPEKGRDLQYSIQLPFEQAISGASVKINIMREDICSNCKGTGAKPGTFPKNCPTCGGSGQVAQNQGFFSISRPCPQCLGRGVVIENPCPVCRGMGRAKKTEPFMVKIPAGVSDGSRIRFPRKGEAGLRGGPFGDLYIITKVRPHPIFKRDGSNILLDLPITFTEVALGTKVKVPTMNKSVSLKIPAGTQDGQVFRLKGKGAPRLKGLGKGDMLIKIKLVVPKKLSNEEKKLLEMLAEKHKENPRGHLEKFM
- the grpE gene encoding nucleotide exchange factor GrpE, with translation MTEKREKKITKDNEQKAKKRVERDSKKDFKRENALLKEEIKKKDEKITEYVETLKRLQAEFENYKKRVIREQSSFLELACKNIVIKILPVLDNLERALSSAQESGDFKSFKNGVEMVYSQLVDILKKEGLEAINPVGQSFDPREHEALMQIESNEHEEGTVLEAIQKGYFLKGKVLRPAIVKVAKKPQNEESSK
- the dnaK gene encoding molecular chaperone DnaK — its product is MAKVIGIDLGTTNSCMAVLEGGEPTVIPNAEGGRVTPSVVAFSKTGEVLVGEVAKRQAIVNPKHTIRSIKRKMGSKEKIKIENKEYTPEQISAFVLQKLKRDAEAYLGENISQAVVTVPAYFDDSQRTATKDAGAIAGLEVLRIINEPTAASLAYGLGKGKEETILVFDLGGGTFDISILELGDGVFEVKATSGDTRLGGDDWDQRIVDWMAEDFKSKHGVDLRDDKMALQRLRETAEKAKCELSTTQNTSINLPFITATEQGPLHLDTTLTRSEFQKMTADLLEKCASCFNRALKDSGLDVKDLNHVILVGGSTRMPAVHDLVKKLTGKESHKGVNPDEVVAVGAAIQGGVLKGEVKDVLLLDVTPLSLGIETKGGVFTKLIERNTTIPTRKSEIFTTADDGQNSVEIHVLQGERPIVMGNKTLGRFHLVGILPAPRGVPQIEVAFDIDANGIVHVSAKDLGTGKEQTMTVTGTSTLSSDDIQNMIKEAEAHAEEDAKKKEEAEVRNNADNLIYTTEKSLKEVGDKLGADDKTKIESAISEVKEVLKGSDVQKIKEVTESLQQASYKLAEVLYAQTQQAQGQGGAEPGGEQAGAAEAEGEVVDADYEVVDEDKKDNDKKNK